From a region of the Tateyamaria omphalii genome:
- a CDS encoding NAD(P)-dependent oxidoreductase produces MAFEKVALLGTGLMGFPMARNLARAGVPVTVWNRTVTKAEPLADDGAAVAASTSAAVTGADVIITMMSDGPTVLAVIGEVSRSLSSGALWIDMSSTKPGEAREARAILSELGVGFLDAPVSGGTKGAEAASLAIMAGGEAADFDRARAVLEVMGRPVHVGPTGAGQLSKLCNQAIVAVTIGAVAEAMLLAEEGGADPAALRAALKGGFADSTILQQHGERMTTGNFEPGGLSKFQLKDLDNVLHEAGATGVTLPMVQDVRDRFAHFVDHMDGADRDHSGLYLELKARQEGAA; encoded by the coding sequence ATGGCGTTCGAAAAGGTGGCCCTGTTGGGCACGGGGTTGATGGGCTTTCCCATGGCGCGCAATCTTGCCCGTGCCGGGGTGCCGGTGACGGTGTGGAACCGGACTGTCACCAAGGCAGAGCCGTTGGCAGATGACGGCGCAGCGGTCGCGGCCAGCACGTCCGCGGCAGTGACCGGGGCGGATGTCATCATCACGATGATGAGTGATGGGCCGACGGTATTGGCGGTGATTGGCGAGGTGTCGCGCAGCCTGTCCAGCGGGGCGCTGTGGATCGACATGTCATCGACCAAGCCCGGCGAGGCGCGGGAGGCCCGCGCGATCCTTTCGGAGCTTGGCGTCGGCTTTCTGGATGCGCCCGTGTCCGGGGGCACCAAGGGGGCGGAGGCTGCGTCGCTTGCCATCATGGCGGGTGGCGAGGCTGCGGATTTTGATCGGGCGCGTGCGGTGCTGGAGGTGATGGGCCGCCCGGTGCACGTGGGCCCGACCGGGGCCGGGCAGTTGTCGAAGCTGTGCAATCAGGCGATTGTCGCGGTCACGATCGGGGCAGTGGCCGAGGCGATGTTGCTGGCCGAGGAAGGGGGCGCTGATCCTGCAGCGCTGCGCGCCGCGTTGAAGGGCGGCTTTGCCGACAGCACCATTTTGCAGCAGCACGGGGAGCGGATGACGACTGGGAATTTCGAACCCGGCGGGCTGTCGAAGTTTCAGTTGAAGGATCTGGATAACGTGCTGCACGAGGCCGGGGCGACGGGTGTGACCTTGCCCATGGTGCAGGATGTGCGGGATCGGTTTGCACACTTCGTAGATCATATGGACGGAGCGGATCGGGATCATTCGGGCCTGTATCTTGAGCTGAAGGCGCGGCAGGAGGGTGCGGCATGA
- a CDS encoding SDR family oxidoreductase, with product MGRLDGKRALVTAAGQGIGHASALAMANEGAQVFATDVNTEALGTLDHANIVTFPLDARDSDSIADGVSRAKPDILFNCAGFVHHGTIQDSTDDEWDFAFDLNVRSMYRTIRAALPGMLDRGNGSIINMSSALGSIIGAPNRFIYGTTKAAVVGLTKSVAVDFITQGIRCNCICPGTVESPSWHDRVKALGEQLGSYDKAMEQFVARQPMGRVAKAEEIAALVVYLASDESAFTTGHTHIIDGGWSGQ from the coding sequence ATGGGCCGTCTTGACGGGAAGCGCGCACTTGTGACGGCCGCGGGCCAAGGGATCGGCCACGCCAGCGCTTTGGCAATGGCCAACGAAGGTGCACAGGTCTTTGCCACGGACGTAAATACCGAGGCCCTCGGCACGCTGGATCACGCCAATATCGTGACCTTCCCGCTCGACGCGCGCGATTCTGACAGCATTGCAGATGGTGTTTCGCGCGCGAAACCTGACATTCTGTTCAACTGCGCGGGGTTCGTGCATCATGGCACCATACAGGACAGTACGGACGACGAATGGGACTTCGCCTTCGACCTCAACGTCCGTTCGATGTACCGCACCATCCGCGCGGCGCTTCCAGGGATGCTGGACCGCGGAAACGGCAGCATCATCAACATGTCGTCGGCCTTGGGCTCCATCATCGGCGCGCCCAACCGCTTCATCTACGGCACGACCAAGGCGGCTGTCGTCGGCCTCACCAAATCCGTCGCCGTCGACTTCATAACCCAAGGCATCCGCTGCAATTGCATCTGCCCCGGCACGGTGGAAAGCCCCAGCTGGCACGACCGGGTCAAGGCACTCGGCGAGCAACTTGGCAGCTATGACAAGGCCATGGAACAATTCGTTGCCCGCCAACCCATGGGCCGGGTCGCCAAGGCCGAGGAAATCGCAGCGCTTGTCGTCTACCTTGCCAGCGACGAAAGCGCATTCACCACAGGACACACCCACATCATTGATGGAGGCTGGTCAGGACAATGA
- the denD gene encoding D-erythronate dehydrogenase, translating to MKRILILGGGGMVGQKLAKRLETQGLPGFGDFRVTLHDLGYGPDAVGDDKRVGDLSVLAEGAALAAERFDVIFYLASIVSGEAETNFDLGWQTNLTPLWAFLEALRAQHRASGGEYVPRVVFTSSIAVFGGPYPEKIGDEFLTSPQTSYGAQKAACELMIQDYSRKGFIDGMSLRLPTICVRPGKANLAASSFFSGIIREPLNGLEAVLPVEDTVRHWHASPRSAAGFLAHAAVLDSDRLEGRRALNLPGLSCTVAEQIEALRDVAGNNVVALIKPQRDEAVARIVSGWPRNFAPERALALGFQAEETFREIIDVYIEDDLVDRKL from the coding sequence ATGAAGCGTATCCTGATCCTGGGCGGCGGCGGTATGGTCGGTCAGAAGCTGGCCAAGCGGCTTGAAACGCAGGGCCTGCCCGGCTTTGGGGATTTCCGCGTGACGCTGCATGATCTGGGGTATGGCCCCGATGCAGTAGGCGATGACAAGCGGGTGGGTGATCTGTCAGTGCTGGCCGAGGGCGCGGCGCTGGCAGCGGAGCGGTTTGACGTGATTTTCTACCTCGCGTCCATCGTGTCGGGCGAGGCGGAGACGAATTTTGATCTGGGTTGGCAGACGAACCTGACGCCGCTTTGGGCGTTTCTGGAAGCGCTGAGGGCGCAGCATCGGGCGAGCGGTGGTGAATATGTGCCGCGGGTGGTGTTCACCTCATCCATCGCTGTCTTTGGCGGGCCGTACCCGGAGAAGATCGGGGATGAATTCCTGACCTCTCCCCAGACCAGCTATGGCGCGCAGAAGGCGGCGTGCGAGCTGATGATCCAGGACTATTCGCGCAAGGGGTTCATTGACGGGATGTCGCTGCGGTTGCCCACAATTTGTGTGCGGCCGGGCAAGGCAAACCTGGCGGCGTCCTCGTTCTTTTCCGGCATCATTCGCGAGCCGTTGAACGGTTTGGAGGCGGTGTTGCCCGTTGAGGATACGGTGCGGCATTGGCATGCCTCGCCCCGGTCGGCAGCTGGTTTTTTGGCTCATGCGGCGGTACTGGACAGTGACCGGCTGGAGGGTCGGCGGGCGCTGAACCTGCCGGGATTGAGTTGCACTGTGGCCGAACAGATCGAGGCGTTGCGGGACGTGGCGGGCAACAATGTTGTCGCGCTGATCAAACCGCAGCGGGATGAGGCGGTGGCCAGGATCGTTTCGGGGTGGCCCCGAAACTTTGCGCCGGAGCGGGCGCTGGCGCTCGGGTTTCAGGCGGAGGAGACGTTCCGCGAGATCATTGATGTGTATATCGAGGATGATCTGGTCGATCGGAAACTTTGA
- a CDS encoding GntR family transcriptional regulator has protein sequence MPYDTDIFETLRYRLMTNGFEHGQKVRAEHLRQEFGCSASTIREVLFRLSTLGLVEFQEQRGFRVPQKSREMIHELTHLRVLLEAEGTVMSIRRGGVAWEARLTAAHHHLSHLEMRLNTATDRSPFVDLWFGAEAQFHETLISACGSQTLIDTHHRVYCRFRQQLMVEDRHFDFISQNIMHHQQILDAAMAGDEGLTRQKIHDHLARHLMTVEPV, from the coding sequence ATGCCCTACGACACCGACATTTTCGAAACCCTGCGCTACCGCCTGATGACAAACGGGTTCGAACACGGGCAGAAGGTGCGCGCCGAACATCTGCGCCAGGAATTCGGCTGTTCCGCCAGCACCATACGCGAAGTGCTGTTTCGCCTGTCCACACTGGGTCTGGTCGAGTTTCAGGAACAGCGCGGCTTTCGCGTGCCGCAAAAGTCGCGCGAGATGATTCACGAACTCACGCATCTGCGCGTCCTGCTCGAAGCCGAAGGGACGGTGATGTCGATCCGCCGCGGCGGCGTCGCATGGGAGGCGCGGCTGACCGCCGCACACCACCACCTCAGCCACCTTGAAATGCGCCTGAACACCGCGACCGACCGCTCGCCCTTTGTCGACCTGTGGTTCGGGGCCGAGGCGCAGTTTCACGAAACCCTGATCTCGGCCTGCGGCTCACAAACCCTGATCGACACGCACCACCGCGTCTATTGCCGCTTCCGCCAGCAACTGATGGTCGAAGACCGCCATTTCGACTTCATTTCCCAGAACATCATGCACCACCAACAAATCCTCGACGCCGCCATGGCCGGGGACGAGGGTCTGACACGCCAGAAAATCCACGACCACCTCGCCCGGCACCTGATGACGGTCGAACCGGTCTAA
- a CDS encoding TRAP transporter substrate-binding protein produces the protein MTFLKKAASVAAVAALAATTAMTASAETTTLRIQTHYTPENNSGKLIQMFIDNVETMSNGEIDIEMFWSSSVVKSVEGFDAAATGILDCEMHGGGYQTGKNPAFQFVGDIMGGYDTPYQQLSWLYYAGGLEAAQELYNKFGMQLVGWWVYGQESFASSRPIASTADLKDWKFRSPPGMETMIFERLGASPIVMDFTEIFTALETGIIDGADASGLANNQGLGLYDIVKHANYPGFHSMPSDHLACNKAVWDGMPEHHRRIMSVGMESLALHTALQTEVANTEALASLKEQGVTIHTWSPEELKKFRNAAQGAWDDFATTPEAKALVASHRSYLKNLGLVD, from the coding sequence ATGACATTTCTGAAGAAGGCGGCTTCGGTCGCCGCTGTTGCTGCCCTTGCAGCCACGACAGCGATGACCGCATCGGCGGAAACCACGACACTGCGGATCCAGACGCACTACACGCCGGAGAATAACTCAGGCAAACTGATCCAGATGTTTATCGACAACGTTGAAACCATGTCCAATGGTGAGATCGACATCGAAATGTTCTGGTCGTCTTCAGTTGTAAAGTCGGTCGAAGGTTTCGACGCCGCGGCGACAGGCATCCTTGACTGTGAAATGCACGGTGGCGGCTATCAGACCGGGAAAAATCCCGCATTTCAGTTTGTGGGCGACATTATGGGTGGCTACGACACACCTTATCAGCAACTAAGCTGGTTGTACTACGCTGGTGGACTGGAAGCGGCTCAGGAACTGTACAATAAATTCGGTATGCAGCTGGTTGGCTGGTGGGTTTATGGTCAGGAAAGCTTTGCTTCATCCCGACCAATTGCATCAACTGCAGACTTGAAAGATTGGAAATTCCGGTCTCCGCCTGGCATGGAGACGATGATCTTTGAACGTCTCGGCGCGTCACCCATTGTGATGGATTTCACGGAAATATTTACTGCTTTGGAAACAGGTATCATTGACGGTGCGGATGCGTCCGGTCTTGCCAACAATCAGGGCCTTGGACTCTACGATATAGTCAAGCACGCAAACTACCCGGGCTTTCACTCGATGCCGTCTGATCACCTCGCGTGCAACAAGGCTGTTTGGGACGGTATGCCGGAGCACCACCGCCGCATTATGTCGGTCGGGATGGAAAGCCTTGCGCTGCACACGGCACTTCAGACCGAGGTGGCCAATACCGAAGCATTGGCATCGCTCAAGGAACAAGGTGTGACAATCCATACATGGTCGCCGGAAGAACTGAAGAAATTCCGCAACGCCGCTCAAGGCGCATGGGATGACTTTGCGACTACACCCGAAGCCAAGGCGCTGGTTGCCAGCCACCGTTCCTATCTAAAAAACTTGGGTTTGGTCGACTGA